TTTCCATATCCCTTGGGGAAGAATGAAGATCCGAAAAAAAAATGCCAGGTCAGCCTGGCCTGGCTCATGGTGGATGTCAAGGATAATTACAAAGTTCTTGCTCTCACTCTGCTTGAACAGATTCTTTTGGGGAATGCTGCATCTCCCCTACACAGGGCATTGATTGAATCCAAGCTTGGAAGCGCACTGAGTGATCAGACCGGTTTCGACGCCAACAACAGGGACACCCTGTTTTCCTGCGGGCTTAAGGATGTGGAACAATCCAATGCGGAAAAAATCGAATCGATTATTTTAGATGTGCTGAACAGTCTGGTTACTAAAGGGGTGGATAAAAAGCTCATTGAATCTGCCATTCATCAGCTCGAGTTTCATCGCAAAGAGGTCACCAACACCCCCTATCCATATGGCATAAAGTTGCTTTTAACCTTTTCCGCAAGCTGGTTTCATGGTGGGGACCCGGTAAAAACATTGCAGTTTGATGCTGATCTTAAAAGAATTAAAAATGCCCTGGTAAAAGGCCCTTTTTTTGAAAACCTGATAAAAGAATATTTTGTGGAAAACCCTCACCGGGTGTTGCTTACCCTGGTTCCCGATCAACTGATGGAGCAAAAAGAAGCCAAACGGGTTGAAGAAAAACTCAAACATATCCGATCTGTCATTCCGCCCGACGAACTGGGGAAGATATTGGAAAACACCAAACAGCTTAAAAAACTTCAAGAATCCATAGAGGATGTTTCCAGTCTCCCCACCCTGGAGATTAAAGACATACCTCCTTCCATTCAAGAAATTAAACAAACTGCCGAATCTGATAACAGGCCTGCCGCATGTTATAATCAACCGACTTCGGGTATTTTTTATCTGTCAGCAGCCGTAGCCACAGGAGCGATTAAAAAAGAGCTGATTCCCTTTATCCCTTTTTTTTGCTTTGCCATACCTAGAATCGGTACTGCGGTTCGCGATTATTCGGAAATGGCCAGACGCATTGACGCATATACCGGCGGCATCGTGCTATCGGCTCATGCCCGAACATGCTTTGATAAAACCGGCAGCTTAAAGCCCTTCGTCTCAATTAACGGAAAAAGCCTTACCCGAAATCAGGCAAAGATGTTTGATATCATTGAAGAGTTGTTATTCAAACACCGCTTTTCGGATTTATCCCGTTTAAAGAGTCTGTTACTTGAGTTTAAGGCGGGTCTGGAATCTGCAGTCATTCAAAACGGACACCGGCTGGCGATTTCCGCTGCTTCGAGAAATTTATCACCCGCCAGCAACCTTAGTGAAATATGGGGCGGCATTCACCAGCTTAAAGCCATAAAACGGATAACCAAAAAACTTTCAAACAGCAGCCTGGAATCGATTTCAAATGACCTTTTGGAGATTGCCCAACAGCTTTTTACCCGCGACAATCTGGTCATTGCTTTGATAGGCGAAAACGATTATTTAACCCAAGGCTTAGAATTGTTAAATCAAAGCAAAGAGCTGTCAGGGATAAACCCCGGGATATCAGGTAACAGTAATGAGCTTCCGGATATTGATTTTAACCATCAAATTTCCCGTGAAGGATGGAGCACATCATCGGCGGTTTCGTTTGTTGCTCAAACGTTTAGCGCAGTCCGTATGCAACACCAGGATGCACCTGCGTTATCTGTCATCAGCAAAATACTTCGGTCCATGTATTTGCATCGAGAGATTCGTGAAAAAGGCGGCGCATATGGTGGTTTTGCATTATATAACGCTGAAGACGGGTTGTTTAGCTTTGCCTCATACCGGGATCCCCATATCGTGGCTACCTTGAACACGTACAAAAACGCTTTCGATTTTATAAAATCGGGAAATTATACAGCTGAAGATATCAAGGAGTCGATTTTGCAGGTATGCTCGGAAATCGATAAACCGGATCCGCCCGGCCCGGCGGCTAAAAAAGCTTTTTTTAGGAAAATTATTTCACTTTCAGATGACATGCGCCGGCATTTCAAAGAAAGACTCCTTGGTTTAACCAAAAAGCAGGTCACCCAGGCGGCAGAAAAATACTTTTCTTCCAGTGGCAAAAATCAGGCAATCGCCGTTATTTCCGGGGAAGATGCTTTGAAAGCCGCCAATAAAAAACTTTCCGGTTATGCACTGGAGCTTTATCGTATATAGATTGGGGCTTTCGCAGATAAGCGCAGACTTAGAAACATCACTTTATGAAGTCTTTGCTGCAAAAGATGAGAATCTTTTTTTTATTTCTGGATTTAGCAAGATTCCGCAGCTTAGACATATTACCCGCCACGAGTGCTTCCTTTTTAGCACAAGTCCAGCGTTTGATTTGTGCTTCTCGTTTTCAGGCCTCAGCAAAGGTTGGAAAGGATTCTGAATAGACCAACTTTAATGGTGTATCGAGTATAGAAGCCGGATCGGTTAACAAGGCCGAACTGGCACGCCGTCATGGCATGAGCCGGGCCGTGTCACGCAGATCATGAACCTCCTCAATCTCGAATCCAGGATAAAATAGGAAATCTTAAATATGTTCCAACCTGAACAACGCTACTTCACGGAAAGAAAGCCTCAAAAATTTGCTGGGCTTTCATCATTAAAAAAGCAGTTACAGGCGTTCGAACATCTAAAATCAGACATCGAGCAGGAATGGAAAAGACATTAGTAAATGGAAGGCCTTCAAAAATTCCCCTTGATTTTTAACTATGCATGAGACATATTGTTGCCATTTATTAATAAGTGAAAGCTTTTTGTCTGCATTTAAAAATGAAAAAAACTCCTATAGAGATATTCCGCAAGCAAGGTGGTCAACTCCGGATGAGTGAGGCTCTTGGACACGGTATTACACGTTACATGCTATACTCACTCAGAGACAAGGGCATCATCAAGCGAATGAGCAGAGGTGTTTATCGGCTGGCAGAGCTGCCGCCGATATCCAACCCGGACCTGGTAACGGTAAGCCTTCGGTTCCCTAATACCGTCGTGTGTCTCATTTCAGCACTGGCTTATCATAATATCACAACCCAGATACCGCATGTTGTATCAGTTGCTGTACCAAGAGGGTCAAGAATACCTTCCCTCGATTATCCTCCTGTTCAAGCCCATCAATTCTCAAATGAAGCATACAACGCCGGCATTGAACATCACGCCATTGATGGCGTATCGGTAAAAATCTATACGCCCGAGAAAACTTTGGCCGATTGTTTTAAGTTCCGCAACAAACTTGGGATGGACGTTGTCATTGAAGCTCTTAGGCTTTACAGATCCAAGCAAAGATCCAATCTCGAAAAGCTGCTCAAATATGCTGAGGTATGTCGGGTTAAAAATATTATGATGCCTTACCTGGAGGCAACCATTTGACCAAAACATCTTGAAGGAAAAACTTTGGCAGAAGCCATCAGGTTGACGCTTGAACAACGCGGGACCGAACTTCCAGATAAGATCGTTGCCTTTTCTCAGGAGTTCATCGCAACGAAACAAATCCAATGGAATGCTTTCAGGAAAAAACTCCAACAAGATCGCGTCCCTACTGAATTTAAAAATATTATCATGCAAATGAGAAAATTTATCGGCCCCATAACATCTTCTCTTACTTCGCAAAAACAGCCTCCTTCAAAATGGTCTGCACCCGGCCCGTGGGTATAATGATGGATTATAAAATATTGCTCGAAAAATATAATTACCTATTGGAACAAGTAATTCAATTGACAGAAGAAAATAACCAGTTGAAAGCACAACTCGGGCTTCGGAAATCCGAGTTTATCCAAAACACTTCCCCAGCAGAAATCGCGGAAAGAAATATAAATGAGGATGAATCGGCTGACAGGAAACCCTTTTTAAATATTGATAACCAATCCGACACTTTTTCTAAGATCCATCTGTTCATGTCACTTTTCAAAGGCCGTAACGATGTGTATGCCAAGCGCTGGGAGAATAAAAATAAGAAGACCTCTGGCTACTCACCGGTTTGTCTGAATCAGTGGCAAAAAGGGCTATGCAGCAAGCCAAAAATTCCCTGCTCCAAATGCGGAAATAAATTTTATGCTGCTTTAGATGAAGGTGTCATTGAAAATCATTTGCGAGGAAATATTTTGGCCGGCATCTATCCGATGCTGTCAGATGAAACATGCTGCTTTTTGGTAATGGATTTTGACGATGCAGACTGGCAAAAAGACATCAATGTTCTCAGAGATGTTTGCATGGAGTTCAACATTCCTTTCGCTGTTGAACGTTCACGATCGGGAAAAGGTGGACATGTCTGGTTTTTTTTCGAAAATCCTTTGCCTGCTGCTTTGGCTCGTAGATTCGGCACCGCCCTGCTTACCCGCTCTATGGGCAGAAGACATGAAATCCAATTTAAATCCTATGACCGTTTGTTTCCCAGCCAGGATACCATGCCCAAAGGCGGTTTTGGGAATTTGATTGCACTGCCGCTGCAAAAAGCAGCCAGGGAAAACCAAAACAGTGAATTTATCGATGAAAATTTTCAATCCTATGGTGATCAATGGGCATTCTTGTCCGCTATCCAAAAGATTCCCGAAGGCCGTCTTGATGGTCTCATATCGGATCTCTCACCCGGCCATGAATTGGGATCATTAAAACCCGATGAAGAAGAGGAATCAGAAAAACCTTGGGAAAGACGTAGAGGCAAAATAAAGCTAGAAAAAAGTGATTTTCCAAACCAACTCAATATAGTCAAGGCGAATATGCTGTTTGTGCCAAAAGCGGGGATTTCCCAGCGGGCATTGAATCGGTTAAAAAGACTCGCATCTTTTAAAAACCCAATGTTCTATAGGCAACAAGCCATGCGTTTATCGACCTACGGTCATCCAAGAGTCATCTCCTGCGCTGATGAAACAAAAGATTACTTGTGTTTACCAAGAGGATGTGAGCTTGATTTGTCCCGCAAACTGGAACAACTTGGAGTTGATATTCGGATTATTGATAAAACCTATCGCGGGAGAAGAATTGATGTGGAATTCAATGGTCAACTGAGAGATGAACAATCTATGGCCCTCAAATATTTAATGCATGACGATACAGGAATACTTTCAGGTACAACCGCATTCGGCAAAACAATCTTGGCGATTAAACTGATTGCCGAGAAAAAAGTTAAAACACTTATCCTGGTTGATAAAGTAAGCTTGCTATCGCAGTGGAAAGAAAAGCTGTTGCAATTTCTCGTTGTGAATGAGCCCTTACCGAAACCATCGGCAAATGAAAAGAAACAAAGGGGAAGAAAGAAGAAAATAGGTGTCATCGGTCAATTGGGAGGTGGCAAAAACATTTTAAGCGGCATTGTGGATATTGCGACAATACAATCGCTGAGTCGCCAAGGAGAAGTTAAGGAATGTGTGATAAATTACGGTATGATCATTGCCGATGAGTGTCATCATGCATCAGCTTTCACTTATGAACAGATTTTGAAAACCGCCCATGCGAAATATATTTATGGGCTGACCGCAACACCAATGAGAAAAGACGGGCATCATCCAATCCTGTTTATGCATTGCGGTCCTATTCGATATCGGGATAATCCCAAAAAACAAGCGGAGAACAGGCCTTTTGACCATTATATTGTTCCGCGGTTCACATCTTTCAGGGTTCCTTTGGATAGAGACGGGGACGATGTGTCCATTCAGGAGTTATACGCCGAACTTGTGGATAACGACTTCAGGAATCAGCAGATTATCCAGGATGTCCTTGAAAATTATAAACAAGGTAGAAACTGCCTTGTTCTATCACTCAGAACGGCCCATGTTCAACTTCTTGTAGATAATTTAAAGGAAGATGTTCAGGATGTCTTCACGCTGATTGGCGGCATGGGAAAAAAATCAACTCGGGAAATATTTCAGCACCTCGCCGACATTCCCGCTGATAAAAATATCATCCTGATAGCAACGGGTCATTTTATCGGGGAGGGTTTTGACGAGCCACGCTTAGATACACTGTTTTTGGCTATGCCGATATCATGGAAAGGTACACTTCAACAATATGCCGGGAGGCTTCACCGACTGTATAAAACGAAAAAAGAGGTACGAATCTACGACTATGTGGATATCCACGTAAAGATGCTGGAAAGAATGTACCAAAAGCGTCTCAACGGGTATGCCTCAATGGGATATAAGGCCAAAGGCGAGGATATAAAAGGTGCCCCTTTGGACATCATTTTTGATAAAGATAGCTTTTTACCTGTTTTTAATCAGGATATAGGAGCCGCTAAAAAGGAAATTCTAATTGTAAGCCCGTTTATCAGGAAAAGGCGTTGTACTCAAATGATCGATCATCTCAAGATCGCTTTGGGAAATAATATCCGTGTCACTGTCGTAACCCGACCACTTGAGGACTTCAAACCCAAGGACCGGCCCGCGCTGCATAGAATGATAGACCTGCTGAAAAACAACAGCGTACGGGTTGTTTTTAAATCCAACATCCACCAGAAATTCGCCGTAATGGATCAAAAAACAGTATGGTATGGGAGCATCAACCTTTTAAGTTATGGCAATGCGCTGGAAAGCATCATGCGCATTGAGAGCGCCAATATCGCCAACGAGTTGATTAAAAGTATAGAAAGCCTATAAATTCAAGAGGTTGAAATTCCCAAAAGAAAAGGTGCCACCCGAAAAGATCGCACCCTTTCTTAATCCATTATATAACTACTTGAAATATATCAAGATTATGTCCTGGCTCCCCGTGTGCAACCCCCTTCATAACCGTTCTCTTTCTCCCCCAGTTAACCTAAGTACTTCAATATCAGCGGGTTATCAGAGATCAGGCCGTCCCCGATGAGGTGGAAGTGGTGTTGAGTCACATTTCCGGTTTGCTTTGGTTTCATCCAGACCGATGGCTTGGTGAGTCAACGTTTGTTCAAAAAGGCCGACAGTGCGCCGTAAATCAGCCAGTTTTTGTTCCTGTTCCCGCAACTGCTTTTCGTTGAGGGTGAAGCCCCTGAGCAGGTGCTCCCGCAGCACATTGGTGGCCCAGATTCGAAATTGAGTGCCGCGCCTGGATTTGACACGGTAACCAACCGATATGATAACATCAAGATTGTAAAAATTGACCTTACGGCGGACCTGCCGCCCACCTTCCCTTTGAACTACCGAGGATTGCTCGGTAGTTCCCTTTCGGGTCAGCTCGCCTTCTTTGTATATGTTACGGATGTGTAGGCCGATGGTGTCCGTATCCTTATCAAACAGCTCGGCCATCTGGCGCTGATTGAGCCAGACTGTTTCCTGCTCCAGACGCACATCCAGCGCAGCCTTGCCGTCCGGCGACCGATATAGAATGATCTCGCCTTTATCGGAACTTTCTGTTTTATCAATGTTTTTTGCCATTAATCCGTTCTCGGAATATAAATTTCTTGGACAACATTTATTTCGCTGCCCGATTCGCTACCCTATTCATTCGACATTACCCAATTGCCATACGGCGATTTTTCCCCAATGGGAGTATTAATTCGCCGGGTTCAACACCGATTGTCCCTTCAACCCGAAGCACATATTCCAGGTAGCTGTGGCTTCGCTCGTCAAAAGATCGCATCAGCCGAATACGGGGCTGCGCGGTTGAAATGCGTCCCGACCATTCGATTTTATTCGTTTTCTCGATCCTCCCAGGCGGTTTTTCTTTTCACATCATCGATAAGAAATCGCAAGCCCTGGTTGTCGGACGGGTTCAACCAAAGCATTTGTTGAAAGATGTGCTCCGCCTCGTCAAAGCGCCCAAGCCGCCAGAGACACAATCCATAGCCGTGCATACAGCGCAGAAACGGTCGGTTGTCGATAAGGCCCCATGTCAGCACACCAGCAAATTCATCACCCAAAGACAGCTCGCCGATGCGCAGGCCGACTTCATAATGTCGAATGGCAACTTGTGGGCTGTGATCAAAAGTAAAATTGCCCAGATGCGAATGGGCATCTAGACAGCGAAGGTCCGCCTGGCACAGCTCCATCAAAATCTTAATTGCCTCTGCCCGCTTGCCGTCATCTTTGAGATCGTTGGACCGGGTGATGGGGTCATTGAAAGGATCGTCAGGGGCCTCGCCAGGCAGCACCTGCTCCATTTCGAACATGGGGCGTGGTCCGTGAGAGATGATCGGCTCGGCCCACTCTTCGATAGATTCGTCATCTTCTCCCCAGTACTCTTCCTTGGGGTCCCACATGCCCATCTCTGCAAGCCCCAAAGGCGCCAGGTCGAGGGCTTTCAGGTCGATCCGAGTCGACTGAATATCGCCGGAAAGATACGGATGGCCCCTGTAGCGCCACTGCTTTCGTGGCATTATCTTGACGATAGCGCCAGGCACCACCTCCCAAAGGCGACTTGTGCGCAGGGTAATGATCCGGTCGCTTCCCAACAAACGGCACCGGGCGGCCCGCTCCTTGATCGCAATGGCAACCAGTTCGACCGGTTTACTCAGGTCGATGTCATCGTCTGTCGTCTTGTGCTTTCGCATTTATTCTTCCCTCCATATACCGGCCTTCACTAATCGCTGAATCAGCGCCTTGCGCCGCAGGTGTCCCGCCATGAATTTTTTCAGATTGCTTTGAAATTGATTTTGGGTCGCGAACAGGTCGTAGGCTTCGGCAATGTCGACGAGTTTGCGGCAGGCCTCGTCATACCCCCGTCCCGATCCGCGCTCGACAGGTTCTTTAACCGTCGCCCAGGCCTTGGGAAAATCGCTGGACAGATTCTTCAGATACGCCTTGCGTTTTTCACGTCGCTTGATCTCCCGTTGCCTGCGGTTCCGTTTTTGTTTTTCCAGCCGGATTAGACGCGCCTTTTCGGCGTTCTGCCGCAAATTTCCTACCGTACGCCGGGGTGCGTCGGTATCGCCCGTCTGTAAGCCGCGCCGCCATGATATGAACCGGTTCCTGATGGACCGTTCGGCCTGCTGCCCCTTGCCCTCCAGCAGTTGTTTCAAGACCGAATTGATCTCATCCCGGGACAGGGCATCGATCCACTTTTTCATTTCCCGTCGTGAAACTTCCTTCTCCTGCGCAGCCAGACTGCCCATGCCGGCGCCGGCCAGCAGGTCCGGGTCCACCTCGAGAAATTCGGCCAGCGCCTGCTGGGCCGCAGTCAGGTTTCCCAATCCACTCACGGATAACGGCTCCATCTCATCATCATCCATCATCTCCCCGGCTACGGCCGCCAGCCATCCGATGTAAAGGCTGCGCAAATCCCCGCGCAGCAATTCATCCCGCACCGGAGCCAGACGCGCCATCCAGCCGCGGCCGTCCTCCATGCCGAAGCGGTCGTAGTTTTCCGATTCCTCCAGGCTCCAGGTAATGATCCAATGGGTCTTGGTGGGCTTGATATCCAACAGGTAAGGCACGGCCGCTGCTTTGGCGGTTTCTCGGGTCAAGGCCTCCATGGGCAGACGCACCATGAATATGGCCGTCATCCAGTTGGCCACATAGACATGGGCATCGAAATAACGCTGCATCAGCTTGTCGGGGTTGCCCTTGAAGTCGCCCCAATTATATTCGTTGGTGAAGCTCACCGGCGTGATCGTGGCCCGCGTTGAAAGCGCCCTCAGCTCGGCCATCTCCCCTTCTTTCAGAGGCCGGTCAATGGCCAGGAACTCATAATACTGGTATTCGCTCATGGTTTTAGTTCAGCCTTTATCCGCCGGTATTGAACTGGTTCAATCATCTTTGTTCACCTTGCCGCCATTTTCCAGAAACCTTTTCAGTTCCGCATCGTCGGCCAACGTTTCATCCCGAGCTTCCTCGGATAGCCGGTGCTGGTTGAAGGCATCGTATTGTTTTAGGGCCAGTTGGTCGGCAACGGCTTTGCTGACCTTGCCGGGATGATTAAGAATGTCTCGCTCATTGAACTGCAAAAAGGCATCCAGCTTCTCGCGCCAGTCACGCATGAAGATCTGTCGGCGGCGTTTGGCCTGATCCTCGGCATAGTCCAAGTACATAGTCACGATGCGGTTGAGCCCCTCTATTTCAGCGGCGTTCAGATAGTTTTTGGCAATGGTGACATCGCCTTTGCGCACCCTGGCTCCTTTCCAGGAAGTCAGCCCCATGTTGGGTTTGGTGGCGTCGGCCCTTTCGGCAATCAGCTCTGCGGCGGTTTTGCCCGCAATGGCAAAATGCAGCTTGTTCTGGACAATGCTGAAAAACTCCAGCGTCTCCTGGGCCTTGGGGTTGTAGTCCACCGCCAGTTTATAGATGTCGCGGATTTTCTGATAAAAACGTTTCTCGCTGGACCGGAT
The Thermodesulfobacteriota bacterium DNA segment above includes these coding regions:
- a CDS encoding virulence RhuM family protein: MEKSFGPNDKERMLPFQSRLLLYRTEDGRTRVEVRLQDETVWMTQATMAELFQSTKQNISLHLKNIFNEGELAENLVVKEYLTTAADGKNYRTKFYNLETIIAVGYRVRSPRGTQFRRWATERLNEYLVKGFTMDDERLKAVRNIGSDYFDELLERIRDIRSSEKRFYQKIRDIYKLAVDYNPKAQETLEFFSIVQNKLHFAIAGKTAAELIAERADATKPNMGLTSWKGARVRKGDVTIAKNYLNAAEIEGLNRIVTMYLDYAEDQAKRRRQIFMRDWREKLDAFLQFNERDILNHPGKVSKAVADQLALKQYDAFNQHRLSEEARDETLADDAELKRFLENGGKVNKDD
- a CDS encoding insulinase family protein, giving the protein MSSSLDSNNTGLNKGDRISGYLIKRIVTLKEIHSFFYELEHTATKAKHVHISNNDSENTFSVAFKTVPTDSTGVAHILEHTVLCGSRKFQVRDPFFSMLKRSLSTFMNAFTASDWTMYPFSTQNRKDFYNLMDVYLDAAFFPNIKELSFMQEGHRLELEGDDPSSLVYKGVVYNEMKGAMSSPDQIMARSLLKALYASSTYRYNSGGNPPDIVSLTYEQLKSFHKRHYHPSNSFFYTYGDLPLAEHLSFIENKILKAFKFVDPNTTVDPEPRRHKPEKKSFPYPLGKNEDPKKKCQVSLAWLMVDVKDNYKVLALTLLEQILLGNAASPLHRALIESKLGSALSDQTGFDANNRDTLFSCGLKDVEQSNAEKIESIILDVLNSLVTKGVDKKLIESAIHQLEFHRKEVTNTPYPYGIKLLLTFSASWFHGGDPVKTLQFDADLKRIKNALVKGPFFENLIKEYFVENPHRVLLTLVPDQLMEQKEAKRVEEKLKHIRSVIPPDELGKILENTKQLKKLQESIEDVSSLPTLEIKDIPPSIQEIKQTAESDNRPAACYNQPTSGIFYLSAAVATGAIKKELIPFIPFFCFAIPRIGTAVRDYSEMARRIDAYTGGIVLSAHARTCFDKTGSLKPFVSINGKSLTRNQAKMFDIIEELLFKHRFSDLSRLKSLLLEFKAGLESAVIQNGHRLAISAASRNLSPASNLSEIWGGIHQLKAIKRITKKLSNSSLESISNDLLEIAQQLFTRDNLVIALIGENDYLTQGLELLNQSKELSGINPGISGNSNELPDIDFNHQISREGWSTSSAVSFVAQTFSAVRMQHQDAPALSVISKILRSMYLHREIREKGGAYGGFALYNAEDGLFSFASYRDPHIVATLNTYKNAFDFIKSGNYTAEDIKESILQVCSEIDKPDPPGPAAKKAFFRKIISLSDDMRRHFKERLLGLTKKQVTQAAEKYFSSSGKNQAIAVISGEDALKAANKKLSGYALELYRI
- the rhuM gene encoding RhuM family protein — translated: MAKNIDKTESSDKGEIILYRSPDGKAALDVRLEQETVWLNQRQMAELFDKDTDTIGLHIRNIYKEGELTRKGTTEQSSVVQREGGRQVRRKVNFYNLDVIISVGYRVKSRRGTQFRIWATNVLREHLLRGFTLNEKQLREQEQKLADLRRTVGLFEQTLTHQAIGLDETKANRKCDSTPLPPHRGRPDL
- a CDS encoding type IV toxin-antitoxin system AbiEi family antitoxin domain-containing protein → MKKTPIEIFRKQGGQLRMSEALGHGITRYMLYSLRDKGIIKRMSRGVYRLAELPPISNPDLVTVSLRFPNTVVCLISALAYHNITTQIPHVVSVAVPRGSRIPSLDYPPVQAHQFSNEAYNAGIEHHAIDGVSVKIYTPEKTLADCFKFRNKLGMDVVIEALRLYRSKQRSNLEKLLKYAEVCRVKNIMMPYLEATI
- a CDS encoding DEAD/DEAH box helicase family protein, translating into MDYKILLEKYNYLLEQVIQLTEENNQLKAQLGLRKSEFIQNTSPAEIAERNINEDESADRKPFLNIDNQSDTFSKIHLFMSLFKGRNDVYAKRWENKNKKTSGYSPVCLNQWQKGLCSKPKIPCSKCGNKFYAALDEGVIENHLRGNILAGIYPMLSDETCCFLVMDFDDADWQKDINVLRDVCMEFNIPFAVERSRSGKGGHVWFFFENPLPAALARRFGTALLTRSMGRRHEIQFKSYDRLFPSQDTMPKGGFGNLIALPLQKAARENQNSEFIDENFQSYGDQWAFLSAIQKIPEGRLDGLISDLSPGHELGSLKPDEEEESEKPWERRRGKIKLEKSDFPNQLNIVKANMLFVPKAGISQRALNRLKRLASFKNPMFYRQQAMRLSTYGHPRVISCADETKDYLCLPRGCELDLSRKLEQLGVDIRIIDKTYRGRRIDVEFNGQLRDEQSMALKYLMHDDTGILSGTTAFGKTILAIKLIAEKKVKTLILVDKVSLLSQWKEKLLQFLVVNEPLPKPSANEKKQRGRKKKIGVIGQLGGGKNILSGIVDIATIQSLSRQGEVKECVINYGMIIADECHHASAFTYEQILKTAHAKYIYGLTATPMRKDGHHPILFMHCGPIRYRDNPKKQAENRPFDHYIVPRFTSFRVPLDRDGDDVSIQELYAELVDNDFRNQQIIQDVLENYKQGRNCLVLSLRTAHVQLLVDNLKEDVQDVFTLIGGMGKKSTREIFQHLADIPADKNIILIATGHFIGEGFDEPRLDTLFLAMPISWKGTLQQYAGRLHRLYKTKKEVRIYDYVDIHVKMLERMYQKRLNGYASMGYKAKGEDIKGAPLDIIFDKDSFLPVFNQDIGAAKKEILIVSPFIRKRRCTQMIDHLKIALGNNIRVTVVTRPLEDFKPKDRPALHRMIDLLKNNSVRVVFKSNIHQKFAVMDQKTVWYGSINLLSYGNALESIMRIESANIANELIKSIESL
- a CDS encoding tetratricopeptide repeat protein, giving the protein MRKHKTTDDDIDLSKPVELVAIAIKERAARCRLLGSDRIITLRTSRLWEVVPGAIVKIMPRKQWRYRGHPYLSGDIQSTRIDLKALDLAPLGLAEMGMWDPKEEYWGEDDESIEEWAEPIISHGPRPMFEMEQVLPGEAPDDPFNDPITRSNDLKDDGKRAEAIKILMELCQADLRCLDAHSHLGNFTFDHSPQVAIRHYEVGLRIGELSLGDEFAGVLTWGLIDNRPFLRCMHGYGLCLWRLGRFDEAEHIFQQMLWLNPSDNQGLRFLIDDVKRKTAWEDRENE